In Actinoplanes octamycinicus, the genomic window TCGTCACCGCGGAAGTCGTACTTCCACACGTGGTCGAGGATCTGCGCCTTGGACAGCACCCGGTTGGCGTTGAGCATCAGGTAACGCAGGAGCTTGAACTCGGTCGGCGACAGCTGCACCCGGCTGCCCGCCCGGTAGACCTCGTGGGTCTCCTCGTCCAGCTCCAGGTCGGCGAAGACCAGGCGGGACGGCTGCTCCTCGCCGACCGTGGTGCGGCGCAGCACCGCGCGGATCCGGGCGGTCAGCTCCTCCAGGCTGAACGGCTTGGTGACGTAGTCGTCGCCGCCCAGGGTGAGCCCGCGGATCTTGTCGTCGGTGCCGTCCCGGGCGGTCAGGAAGACCACCGGGGTGCGCTGGCCGCCCTCGCGCATCAGCCGGATCACCTCGAAACCGTCGAGGTCGGGCAGCATCACGTCGAGCACGACCAGGTCGGGCGCCGCGCTGCGGGCCGCGCTCACGGCGGCGCTGCCGCTGGTCGCGGTGGTGACGTCGAACCCGGCGAAGCGCAGGCTGGCGGAGAGGAGCTCGAGGATGTTCGCGTCGTCCTCGACGACGAGCAGCTTCGCCTCACTCTGCTTGGGCTGGGTCTGAGCGGCCATGCGGCCATCCTCTCCCCGGCCGCTGCACCACTGCTGCAGGCTTGCTGAAAATATTCTGTGAGGAGCAATTCCCACCCGTGCGGGACGCGGCGCACCGCCGGCCGTCACGCCGCCAATCGGTAGCCGTGCCCGGCCATGCTGCGCTGCGCGGCCCGGGCCAGGGCTCGCCGGTCGGCGCCGGGCATCGGCCGCAGGGCCGGCGCGGTGATCACGGTGATCGTGGTCCGGCGCACCCGGGCGATCCGGCGGATCGAGTGGAGCAGCGTGTCCTCGCCGATGAACGACGCCTCGGCGGTGTCGTAGGAGATCGAGGTGGGCACCACCGGGGCGCCGGCGTCGATCGCCGCCTGGAAGAACGCCGGGCGGAAGGCGCCCCGCTCGGCGCCGCAGTAGGTGGTGCCCTCCGGGAAGACCGCGACCGACCGGCCGCCGCGCAGCGCGGCCGCCACCTCGCCGACCGTCGCCGGCAGCGCCCGGGGCCGGGTGCGGTCGACGAAGATCGTGCCGATCCGGCCGGCCAGCTCGCCGACCGCCGGCCAGGCCCGCACGTCGTGCTTGGCCACCAGGTGGGTGGGGGTGACCGCGACCAGCGCCAGGATGTCCATCCAGGAGATGTGGTTGGCGACCAGCAGGCTGCCCGGGCGGGGCGCCGGGCCGCGCGCCACCAGCCGCACCCCGAGCACCCCGAGCAGGGCCCGGGCCAGGGCGCGCAGCAGGACGCCGCCCAGCATCGCCGGCAGCAGGCCGGTCAGCAGGACCAGGAACACCCCGGCCACCCGCAGGCCGGCCGTCGCTCCGGTGGCGCGCGGCCCGGCGCCCGGCCGGCACCGGTCGCCGCACCCGGAGGCCGGCTGCCAGAGCGTGCTGCTCATCGGGTCGCCCCCAGGAAGTGCCGGCGGTAGCGCGGGTCCAGCCGGTCCATCGAGAACAGCACGTAGAAGTCCACGCAGTCGAAGTCCGGGTCGTAGGCCGGCTCGCCGCAGATCCAGCTGCCCAGCCGCAGGTAGCCCTTGAGCAGCGGGGGCACCGCCACCTTCGGGTCCGGCGCCAGGCCGGCCGGCGGCGTCCACGGGGTGCGCGGGCGGACCCGCAGCGCGGGCGGGGCCAGGTGCCGGGCGTTGATCCGCTCCCGGACGCCGGCCGCGGTGCCGCCGCCGTCGGCCAGCGGCACCGAGGCGCAGCCGCCGAGCCAGCGCAGGTTGTTCAGGTGCAGGTAGCGGGCGATGCCGCTCCACATCAGGTTCATCACCGCGCCGGACCGGTGGTCCGGGTGCACGCAGGAGCGGCCGATCTCCACCAGCTGGTCGCGCAGCGGGCGCAGGGCGCTCAGGTCGAACTCGGTGTCGGCGTACCGCCGGCCGGCCAGTTCGGCGGCGCGCGGCGGGAGCATCCGGTAGGTGCCGACCACGTCCCCGGTCGCGTCGTCGCGCACGATGAGGTGGTCGCAGCAGGCGTCGAACTCGTCCACGTCCCGGCCGTCGGTGGCGGTCGGGAGGGTCGCTCCGAGCTCGCCGGCGAAGATGTCGTGCCGGAGCCGCTGTGCGGCCTCGACCTGACCGGCCTGGTCCGCGATGAGCAGGGTGTAGCCGCTGGTCCCGGTGGGTGTGGCGGCGGTCATCAGAACTGCCATGTGATCTGTGTAAGGGCGACACCTGCCGATGGCGTGTCACTTCAGGTGGCGATGCGTGACCGGTTGATGAACGGCTTGTGCGATGGTCGGGGGATGCGTATCCCGGCACGGTTCAACGGCCCGCCCGGCACCGGCAACGGCGGCTGGTCGGCCGGCGTCCTGGCGACCGCCGCGGGGGCCGATCAGGTGACCCTCCGGCTGCCGCCGCCCCTGGAGACCGATCTCGAGATCAAGGACGGTTCGGTGTACGCCGAGGGCCGGCTGATCGCCGAGCTGGGCACCGGCGACCCGGGCCCGGGCGTCGCGCCGGTCCGGTGGGAGACCGCGGTGGCCGCGTCCCGGGAGTACCCGGGCTTCACCGCCCACCCCTTCCCGACCTGTTTCGTCTGCGGCCCGGAGCGCGCCGAGGGCGACGGCCTGCGGATCTTCCCGGGCCGGTTGCCGGACGGCCGGACGGCGGCGCCGTGGACCGCCCCGGACGAGGTGTCGGTCCCGCTGGTCTGGGCCGCGCTGGACTGCCCGGGCGGCTGGGCCGCGATCCGCGAGGACCGGGCCTTCGTGCTGGGCCGGATCGCGGTGGCGGTGGACGCGCTGCCGGTCCCGGGTGACCACTATGTGATCACCGGGGCGGTGGCACATGTCACCGGACGCAAGGCGGTGGTGGACTCGGCGATCCATGATTCGGCCGGTCGGCGCCTGGCTGTCGCGCGTGCCACCTGGATCCAGGTCTAGCGCCGCGATCACCGGCTGCGCGAGGTGGTAGGTCACAGAGCGGACGTCCGGGCGGGCGACGCTCGCGCACGGCGTAGCCTGGTACCGGATCCTAGCCCGTCCCGCGTGACGGAGAAGTCACGTGATGACAAACACGGTGAAAGAGGCGAACGCGGCAGTGTCGACGCAGCAGACTTCGCAGGACAATCCACTCGCGGATTTCGGTCCCAACGAGTGGATCGTCGACGAGATGTATCAGCGATACCTGGCCGATCCGACCAGCGTCGACCCCGCTTGGCACGATTTCTTCGCGGACTACAAGCCGGCGATGGCCACCCAGGGCTCGATCGCGACGCCGGACGAGGCGACCGCGGCCAACGCGACGAAATCGGCCGCCAAGGCCGGCACGGACGCGCCGGCCGCGGCCACGGTGGCCCCGGCCAAGCCGGTCACCCCGCCCGCCCCGGCGAAAAAGCCGGAGCCGGCCAAGGCGGCCCCGGCCAAGCCCGCGGCCCAGGCGGCGCCGGCCGGCGCCAAGACCACGCCGCTGCGCGGCGTCGCCGCCAAGATCGTGCAGAACATGGAGGCCTCGCTCCAGGTCCCGACCGCCACCTCGGTGCGCGCGGTGCCGGCGAAGCTCATGATCGACAACCGCATCGTGATCAACAACCACCTCTCTCGCGGGCGGGGCGGCAAGGTCAGCTTCACCCACCTGATCGGCTGGGCCCTGGTCCGCGCGGTCGTCGCGCACCCGGAGATGAACAACATCTACGCCGAGATCGACGGCAAGCCCACCCTGGTCCAGCCGGAGCACGTCAACCTGGGCATCGCCATCGACCTGGCCAAGAAGGACGGCTCGCGCACCCTGGTGGTGCCGTCCATCAAGGCCTGCGAGGAGATGGACTTCCGGCAGTTCCACCAGGCGTACGAGGACGTGGTCCGCCGCGCCCGGCGCAACGAGCTGACCATGGACGACTACTCCGGGACCACGATCTCGCTGACCAACCCGGGCGGCATCGGCACGGTCCACTCGATCCCCCGCCTGATGAACGGGCAGAGCGCGATCATCGGCGTCGGCGCCCTGGAGTACCCGGCGCCGTACTCGGGGATGAGCGACGAGACCCTGACCGACCACGGCGTCAGCAAGGTCACCACGCTGACCAGCACCTACGACCACCGGGTCATCCAGGGCGCGCAGTCCGGCGAGTTCCTCAAGGTGATGCACGAGCTGCTGCTCGGCGGGCACGACTTCTACGACGAGATCTTCACCTCGCTGCGGATTCCGTATGAACCCGTCCGCTGGGTGCGCGACGTGGCCCGGACCTCCGAGGGCCAGATCGACAAGGCCGCCCGGGTGATCGAGCTGATCCACGCGTACCGGGTGCGCGGCCACCTGATGGCCGACACCGACCCGCTCGAGTTCATCATCCGCAAGCACCCCGACCTGGACGTGCTCCAGCACGGGCTGACCCTGTGGGACCTGGACCGGACCTTCCCGGTCGGCGGCTTCGCCGGCAAGCAGAAGATGAAGCTGCGCGACGTGCTCGGCGTGCTGCGCGACACCTACTGCCGCCGGGTCGGCATCGAGTACATGCACATCCAGGACCCGGAGGAGCGCCGCTGGATCCAGGAACGCATCGAGGTCAAGTACACCAAGCCGGACACCGACGAGCAGAAGCACATCCTGCTCCGGCTCAACCGCGCCGAGGCCTTCGAGACGTTCCTGCAGACCAAGTACGTCGGGCAGAAGCGGTTCTCGCTGGAGGGCGGCGAGTCGCTGATCCCGCTGCTGGACGCGGTGCTGCAGTCCTCCGCCGAGGCGGGCCTGGACGAGATGGTGATCGGCATGGCCCACCGCGGCCGGCTGAACGTGCTCACCAACATCGTCGGCAAGCCGTACGAGAAGCTGTTCAACGAGTTCGAAGGCTGGATGGACCCGAAGTCGGCGCACGGCTCCGGCGACGTGAAATACCACCTGGGTCAGACCGGCAAATACACCACGCCGGACGGCGAGCACTCGACCACGGTCAGCGTGGTGGCCAACCCGTCCCACCTGGAGGCCGTCGACCCGGTCCTGGAGGGCATCGTCCGGGCCAAGCAGGACCGCCTGGACCTGGGCCTGCACGGCTACACGGTGCTGCCGGTGCTGGTGCACGGCGACGCCGCGTTCGCCGGCCAGGGCGTGGTCGCCGAGACGCTGAACCTGTCCCAGCTGCGCGGTTACCGCACCGGTGGCACGGTCCACGTGATCGTGAACAACCAGGTCGGCTTCACCACCGCGCCGGAGTACAGCCGCTCCTCGATGTACTCGACCGACGTGGCCCGGATGATCCAGGCCCCGATCTTCCACGTCAACGGGGACGACCCGGAGGCCGTGGTCCGGGTGGCGAAACTGGCCTTCGAGTACCGGCAGGCGTTCAACAAGGACGTCGTGATCGACATGATCTGCTACCGCCGCCGCGGTCACAACGAGGGCGACGACCCGTCGATGACCAACCCGCGGATGTACCAGATCATCGACACCAAGCGCAGCGTGCGGAAGCTCTACACCGAGGAGCTGATCGGCCGCGGCGACATCACCGTGCAGGACGCCGAGGAGCAGCTGCGCGACTACCAGTCCCGGCTGGAGGAGGTCTTCAAGGCCACCCGGGACACGGTCAAGAACCCGCCGCGGCCGCACATCATCGCCGAGGAGCCGGAGCCCCAGGTGGAGACCAAGGTCGACGCCGACACGGTGCGCGCGGTCGGCCAGGCGCACATCGAGCTGCCGGACGGCTTCACCCCGCACAAGCGGGTGCAGCAGCTGCTCGACCGGCGCGCCAAGATGTCCAGCGACGGCGGGATCGACTGGGGCTTCGGCGAGCTGATCGCGTTCGGCTCGCTGCTCGCCCAGGGCGTCACCGTCCGGCTGGCCGGGCAGGACTCGCGCCGTGGCACGTTCACCTCGCGGCACGCCGCGATCGTGGACTCGAAGACCGGCAAGGACTTCCTGCCGATCAGCACCCTGGCCACCGGCAACGCCCGGTTCTTCGTGCACGACTCGCTGCTCTCCGAGTACGCGGCGATGGGCTTCGAGTACGGCTACTCGGTGGAGAACCCGGACGCGCTGGTCCTCTGGGAGGCCCAGTTCGGTGACTTCGTCAACGGCGCCCAGTCGATCGTCGACGAGTTCCTCTCCTCCGGCGAGGTGAAGTGGGGCCAGCAGTCGTCGCTGGTGCTGCTGCTGCCGCACGGCATGGAGGGCCAGGGCCCGGACCACTCGTCCGGCCGCCCGGAGCGGTTCCTGCAGCTCTGCGCGCAGGACAACATGCGGGTGGCGAACCCGACCACCCCGGCGAACTACTTCCACCTGCTGCGCCGCCAGGCCCTGTCCAGCAAGCGCAAGCCGCTGGTGGTCTTCTCGCCGAAATCGCTGCTCCGGCACAAGCTCGCGGTGTCCGGGGTCAGCGACTTCACCCAGGGCGGCTTCCAGCCGGTGCTGGGCGACGCCGGGATCAACGGCCAGCCGCTGGACGCCGGCTCGGTGAAGCGGGTGCTGCTCTGCTCCGGCAAGGTCTACTACGACCTGTTCCAGGCCCGGGCCGACCGCGGCATCACCGACACCGCGATCATCCGGATGGAGCAGATCTACCCGCTGCCCGTCGACGAGCTCAAGGCGATCCTGGCGCAGTACCCGAACGCCGAGGACTTCGCCTGGGTCCAGGAGGAGCCGGCCAACCAGGGCGCCTGGTCGTTCGTCGCGCTCAACCTGCTGGAGCACCTGGAGGGGGTCCGGCTGCGGCGGATCTCCCGCCCGGCGGCGGCCGCTCCGGCGGTCGGCTCGGCCAAGATGCACGAGGCCGAGCAGCAGGCGCTGATCGAGGCGTCGCTGCCGCGCCCCTGATCTGCTGATCTGGTGAGGGGTCGCTCCGCCCGCGCGGAGCGGCCCCTCTTAACATTCGAGGATGTACTTCACCGATCGGGGCATCGAGGAGCTGGTCCAGCGGCGCGGCGAGGAGACCGTCACCCTGGAGTGGCTCGGCGAGCAGCTGCGCACCTTCGTCGACATGCACCCGGAGTTCGAGACGCCGATCGAGCGCCTCGCCACCTGGCTCGCCCGCGACGACGAGGACGACGACTGAGCGGTCCGTTCACCCCCGTTTGCGGTACGACCTACGCGTACCGCAAACGGGGTTGGTGAGAAGCGGCCCGGACGGACAGCGTGTCCGTCCCGAAGTGATCGCCCTTGGCGGAAGCGTGCGTGGCTTGGCTAGGGTCGGGCGCATGTCTGATAACCGCGTCGACCCGGGTGGCAACACCGAGGCGTTCCGGGCCTTCACCCGCACGCCGGAAACCCCCGCTCCGTCCAAGGCGCCCTACGTGATCGGCGGTGTGGTCGCCGTCGCCCTCATCGCACTGGTCGCCTGGCTGGCCTTCGGCTGACCGAGACCCGCCCGGCGCTGCTCAGCTCTCCAGCGACAGCGCCCGGCGGGACTCGTTCGCGATCTCCAGCTCCTCCTCGGTCGGCACCACGCAGACCGCGACCGGCGCCCCGTCCGGCGAGATGATCAGCT contains:
- a CDS encoding response regulator transcription factor, giving the protein MAAQTQPKQSEAKLLVVEDDANILELLSASLRFAGFDVTTATSGSAAVSAARSAAPDLVVLDVMLPDLDGFEVIRLMREGGQRTPVVFLTARDGTDDKIRGLTLGGDDYVTKPFSLEELTARIRAVLRRTTVGEEQPSRLVFADLELDEETHEVYRAGSRVQLSPTEFKLLRYLMLNANRVLSKAQILDHVWKYDFRGDDNIVESYISYLRRKVDNVQPRLIHTLRGVGYVLRKPAV
- a CDS encoding lysophospholipid acyltransferase family protein gives rise to the protein MSSTLWQPASGCGDRCRPGAGPRATGATAGLRVAGVFLVLLTGLLPAMLGGVLLRALARALLGVLGVRLVARGPAPRPGSLLVANHISWMDILALVAVTPTHLVAKHDVRAWPAVGELAGRIGTIFVDRTRPRALPATVGEVAAALRGGRSVAVFPEGTTYCGAERGAFRPAFFQAAIDAGAPVVPTSISYDTAEASFIGEDTLLHSIRRIARVRRTTITVITAPALRPMPGADRRALARAAQRSMAGHGYRLAA
- a CDS encoding GNAT family N-acetyltransferase, whose product is MAVLMTAATPTGTSGYTLLIADQAGQVEAAQRLRHDIFAGELGATLPTATDGRDVDEFDACCDHLIVRDDATGDVVGTYRMLPPRAAELAGRRYADTEFDLSALRPLRDQLVEIGRSCVHPDHRSGAVMNLMWSGIARYLHLNNLRWLGGCASVPLADGGGTAAGVRERINARHLAPPALRVRPRTPWTPPAGLAPDPKVAVPPLLKGYLRLGSWICGEPAYDPDFDCVDFYVLFSMDRLDPRYRRHFLGATR
- a CDS encoding multifunctional oxoglutarate decarboxylase/oxoglutarate dehydrogenase thiamine pyrophosphate-binding subunit/dihydrolipoyllysine-residue succinyltransferase subunit, whose translation is MSTQQTSQDNPLADFGPNEWIVDEMYQRYLADPTSVDPAWHDFFADYKPAMATQGSIATPDEATAANATKSAAKAGTDAPAAATVAPAKPVTPPAPAKKPEPAKAAPAKPAAQAAPAGAKTTPLRGVAAKIVQNMEASLQVPTATSVRAVPAKLMIDNRIVINNHLSRGRGGKVSFTHLIGWALVRAVVAHPEMNNIYAEIDGKPTLVQPEHVNLGIAIDLAKKDGSRTLVVPSIKACEEMDFRQFHQAYEDVVRRARRNELTMDDYSGTTISLTNPGGIGTVHSIPRLMNGQSAIIGVGALEYPAPYSGMSDETLTDHGVSKVTTLTSTYDHRVIQGAQSGEFLKVMHELLLGGHDFYDEIFTSLRIPYEPVRWVRDVARTSEGQIDKAARVIELIHAYRVRGHLMADTDPLEFIIRKHPDLDVLQHGLTLWDLDRTFPVGGFAGKQKMKLRDVLGVLRDTYCRRVGIEYMHIQDPEERRWIQERIEVKYTKPDTDEQKHILLRLNRAEAFETFLQTKYVGQKRFSLEGGESLIPLLDAVLQSSAEAGLDEMVIGMAHRGRLNVLTNIVGKPYEKLFNEFEGWMDPKSAHGSGDVKYHLGQTGKYTTPDGEHSTTVSVVANPSHLEAVDPVLEGIVRAKQDRLDLGLHGYTVLPVLVHGDAAFAGQGVVAETLNLSQLRGYRTGGTVHVIVNNQVGFTTAPEYSRSSMYSTDVARMIQAPIFHVNGDDPEAVVRVAKLAFEYRQAFNKDVVIDMICYRRRGHNEGDDPSMTNPRMYQIIDTKRSVRKLYTEELIGRGDITVQDAEEQLRDYQSRLEEVFKATRDTVKNPPRPHIIAEEPEPQVETKVDADTVRAVGQAHIELPDGFTPHKRVQQLLDRRAKMSSDGGIDWGFGELIAFGSLLAQGVTVRLAGQDSRRGTFTSRHAAIVDSKTGKDFLPISTLATGNARFFVHDSLLSEYAAMGFEYGYSVENPDALVLWEAQFGDFVNGAQSIVDEFLSSGEVKWGQQSSLVLLLPHGMEGQGPDHSSGRPERFLQLCAQDNMRVANPTTPANYFHLLRRQALSSKRKPLVVFSPKSLLRHKLAVSGVSDFTQGGFQPVLGDAGINGQPLDAGSVKRVLLCSGKVYYDLFQARADRGITDTAIIRMEQIYPLPVDELKAILAQYPNAEDFAWVQEEPANQGAWSFVALNLLEHLEGVRLRRISRPAAAAPAVGSAKMHEAEQQALIEASLPRP
- a CDS encoding DUF6104 family protein; amino-acid sequence: MYFTDRGIEELVQRRGEETVTLEWLGEQLRTFVDMHPEFETPIERLATWLARDDEDDD